A single genomic interval of Agarivorans aestuarii harbors:
- a CDS encoding SDR family oxidoreductase, with translation MESVNGKAAIVTGGGSGIGLAIAKALAEQGARVVISSRDLAKLEHTASQLQKEFGIRVDCYAADIRIKQQVQALKDFVIAQFGRVDILVNNSGLGVGETIEHCSEEDWDLVVNTCTKGTFLMSQAVLPSMKSNQGGFILNIASQAAKNGYANAGPYCAAKFAVLGLAAALQEEVREYGIRVHSLCPGLVQVPAPTCASDIKPGWLQVSDLAEAAMFVLKQPARVQLENIGLYGF, from the coding sequence ATGGAAAGCGTGAATGGCAAGGCCGCTATAGTAACAGGTGGTGGCAGTGGTATCGGTTTGGCAATTGCTAAAGCCTTAGCTGAGCAGGGCGCTAGAGTTGTTATTAGCTCTAGAGACTTAGCAAAACTAGAGCATACAGCTAGCCAGCTACAAAAAGAATTTGGCATTAGGGTAGATTGCTATGCTGCTGATATCCGCATCAAACAACAAGTACAGGCGCTAAAAGACTTCGTAATAGCTCAGTTTGGCCGTGTAGATATATTGGTAAACAATAGTGGACTAGGTGTTGGCGAAACTATTGAACACTGTAGTGAAGAAGACTGGGACCTGGTTGTAAACACCTGTACCAAAGGCACCTTTTTGATGAGCCAAGCAGTATTGCCAAGCATGAAATCTAATCAAGGTGGCTTTATCCTTAATATTGCTTCGCAAGCAGCTAAAAATGGCTATGCCAACGCTGGACCATATTGTGCCGCTAAATTTGCGGTACTCGGCCTCGCAGCAGCATTACAAGAAGAAGTAAGAGAGTACGGCATCAGAGTACATAGTTTGTGTCCAGGCTTGGTACAGGTACCCGCACCAACGTGTGCATCCGATATAAAGCCAGGTTGGCTGCAAGTGAGTGATCTAGCTGAGGCAGCAATGTTTGTGCTTAAACAACCAGCAAGAGTTCAATTAGAAAATATTGGCTTGTATGGATTTTAG